A stretch of Geobacter sp. DNA encodes these proteins:
- a CDS encoding malto-oligosyltrehalose synthase → MIGKGLRIPTSTYRLQFNAQFRFDDAREIVPYLHRLGISDLYASPYFKARQGSMHGYDILNQNSLNPEIGTEEELEALSAVLKERDMGQILDIVPNHMCIEGENELWLDVLENGPSSPFARFFDIDWHPVKKELENKILIPILGDQYGAVLENGELQLSFAEGAFFVSYYEHTLPIIPKTYNNILTLDIPSLEQDITTDALQFQELMSIVTALKHLPPITETDPGRIAERYREKEIVKRRLWNLYQNSIAIREYIDRSVSTINGTKGEARSFNLLDALLCEQVYRISHWRVATEEINYRRFFDINSLGAIRMEDPTVFYQTHRLIFSLVAAGTVTGLRVDHADGLQDPEDYFRRLQTACFISMYSSPPETRQKDAGDEESEAALQEKYDLIVAANPSYKPFYIIGEKILLKSEKLPESWPVFSTTGYDFANQVNGLFVDTGQAKVFETLYTRFMQHRIDFQDVVYEKKKLVMQVSMSSEINTLGHYLNRISEQNRNTRDFTLNSLIKSIVEVIAYFPVYRTYIYSFDVTERDRQYIESATGKARRQNPATSASVFDFIRDVLLLRFPDSLLEEHRQMWLDFVKRFQQITGPIMAKGIEDTAFYLYNRLVSLNEVGGSPERFGITLEAFHGQNIERCKNRPLALLATSTHDTKRSEDVRARINVISEMPERWREGLSRWSRQNRKLKMVVDGKPAPTRNEEYLLYQTLIGAWPFCGIEAEEFSRFRGRIKEYMLKAMREAKVHSSWINPHSLHEDAVIYFIDSILKESRHNHFLYDFASFQKLTAACGIFNSLSQTLLKIASPGIPDFFQGNELWDFSLVDPDNRRLVDFHTRVEALDGLLNLEETAGTLETARQVVASRNDGRIKLYLTAKALNYRRDNRSLFESGRYLPLTVEGARQEHVCAFERSDNNRSVLVVVPLFTSRLIESSDGLPLGPEVWQDTRIMQPFDTALSRYRNLFTGEILPLDQEEGRLSLALHRILADFPVALLERLDRSGTAA, encoded by the coding sequence ACGGGAAATCGTCCCGTACCTGCACCGCCTCGGCATCAGCGACCTCTATGCGTCGCCCTATTTCAAAGCCCGGCAAGGAAGCATGCACGGCTATGATATCCTCAACCAGAACAGTCTGAACCCCGAGATCGGCACTGAGGAGGAATTGGAGGCGCTCAGCGCCGTATTGAAGGAACGGGATATGGGGCAGATTCTCGACATCGTCCCCAACCATATGTGCATCGAAGGAGAAAACGAACTCTGGCTGGATGTGCTGGAAAACGGGCCCAGCTCGCCATTTGCGCGCTTTTTCGATATCGACTGGCATCCGGTAAAAAAGGAACTGGAAAACAAAATCCTCATCCCGATACTGGGCGACCAGTACGGTGCGGTACTCGAAAACGGCGAGTTGCAACTCTCCTTTGCCGAAGGCGCCTTTTTCGTCTCCTACTATGAGCACACACTGCCGATCATCCCGAAAACCTACAATAATATCCTGACGCTCGACATTCCGAGCCTGGAACAGGACATCACCACAGATGCCCTCCAGTTCCAGGAACTCATGAGCATCGTTACCGCTCTCAAACACTTGCCGCCAATCACCGAGACAGATCCGGGGCGGATCGCCGAGCGCTACCGGGAAAAAGAGATCGTCAAGCGACGCCTCTGGAACCTCTATCAAAACAGCATCGCCATCAGGGAGTACATCGACCGTTCCGTCTCGACTATCAACGGCACCAAGGGAGAGGCACGCAGCTTCAATCTGTTGGACGCGCTGCTCTGCGAACAGGTCTACCGCATCTCCCACTGGCGCGTCGCCACCGAAGAAATCAATTACCGGAGGTTTTTCGACATCAACTCCCTCGGCGCCATCAGGATGGAAGACCCCACTGTCTTCTACCAGACTCACAGGCTCATCTTTTCGCTGGTCGCTGCAGGGACGGTCACCGGATTGCGCGTTGACCACGCCGATGGACTGCAGGACCCGGAGGATTATTTCCGCAGGCTTCAAACCGCCTGTTTCATCAGCATGTACAGCAGCCCCCCCGAAACCCGGCAGAAGGATGCAGGTGACGAAGAGAGCGAGGCAGCGCTGCAAGAGAAATATGACCTGATTGTTGCGGCAAATCCTTCCTACAAGCCGTTCTACATCATTGGAGAAAAGATCCTCCTTAAATCGGAGAAGCTGCCTGAATCATGGCCGGTGTTCAGCACCACGGGGTACGATTTCGCCAACCAGGTCAACGGGCTGTTCGTGGACACAGGACAGGCAAAAGTCTTTGAAACGCTCTATACACGCTTCATGCAGCACCGTATCGATTTCCAGGATGTGGTCTACGAAAAGAAAAAACTTGTCATGCAGGTGTCCATGTCGAGCGAGATCAACACCCTGGGCCACTACCTGAACCGCATATCGGAACAGAACCGTAATACCAGAGACTTCACCCTGAACAGCCTGATCAAGTCGATCGTGGAGGTGATTGCCTATTTCCCGGTCTACCGGACCTACATCTACAGCTTCGACGTCACGGAGCGGGACCGCCAGTACATCGAATCAGCCACCGGCAAGGCACGGCGGCAGAATCCGGCCACCAGCGCCTCGGTATTCGATTTCATCCGCGACGTCCTGCTGCTCCGCTTCCCCGACTCCTTGCTCGAAGAGCACCGTCAGATGTGGCTCGATTTCGTGAAGCGCTTCCAGCAGATCACCGGGCCGATCATGGCAAAGGGGATCGAGGACACCGCCTTTTACCTGTACAACCGCCTTGTCTCGCTGAACGAGGTGGGAGGAAGTCCGGAGCGGTTCGGCATTACCCTGGAGGCATTCCACGGCCAGAACATCGAACGGTGCAAGAATCGCCCACTGGCATTGCTGGCCACATCGACCCATGACACCAAGCGGAGCGAGGATGTGCGGGCACGTATCAATGTCATCTCCGAAATGCCGGAGCGTTGGCGGGAGGGGCTTTCCCGCTGGAGCCGCCAGAACCGGAAACTGAAGATGGTCGTCGACGGCAAGCCGGCGCCGACCCGCAACGAGGAGTACCTGCTCTACCAGACGCTGATAGGTGCCTGGCCCTTCTGCGGGATCGAGGCAGAAGAGTTTTCCCGCTTCCGCGGCAGGATCAAGGAATACATGCTGAAGGCAATGCGCGAGGCCAAGGTCCATTCCAGCTGGATCAATCCCCACTCGCTGCACGAGGATGCGGTGATCTATTTCATCGACTCGATCCTGAAGGAATCGCGACACAACCATTTCCTCTACGATTTTGCATCGTTCCAGAAACTGACCGCCGCCTGCGGTATCTTCAACTCCCTCTCCCAGACTCTGCTCAAGATCGCCTCGCCGGGCATCCCGGACTTTTTTCAGGGGAACGAGCTGTGGGATTTCAGCCTGGTCGATCCCGACAACCGCCGTCTGGTCGATTTCCATACAAGAGTGGAGGCTCTCGACGGTCTGCTCAATCTGGAAGAGACCGCAGGAACGCTGGAAACGGCGAGGCAGGTCGTTGCCAGCCGAAACGACGGCCGCATAAAGCTCTACCTCACCGCCAAGGCGCTCAATTACCGTCGCGACAACAGGTCGCTGTTCGAATCCGGCCGCTACCTGCCGCTCACGGTCGAAGGAGCCCGGCAGGAGCATGTCTGCGCCTTCGAGCGCTCGGACAACAACCGGTCGGTCCTTGTGGTGGTGCCGCTCTTTACTTCCCGCCTGATCGAGTCAAGCGACGGACTGCCGCTGGGGCCGGAGGTCTGGCAGGATACCCGGATCATGCAACCGTTTGACACGGCGTTAAGCCGCTACCGTAACCTGTTCACCGGCGAGATCCTACCGCTCGACCAGGAAGAGGGGCGACTGAGCCTGGCTTTGCACCGGATCCTGGCGGATTTCCCGGTCGCACTGCTGGAACGTCTGGACCGTTCCGGCACCGCCGCCTAG